TGGCCCTCCTTGACCGCCTCGGCCAGCGCCTCCTCGTCGACCAGGCCGCCGCGGGCGGCGTTGACGATGATGACGCCGCGCTTGGCCTTGGCCAGCTGCTCGGCGCCGATCAGGCCCTTGGTCTCCGGGGTCTTGGGCAGGTGGATCGAGATGAAGTCGGAGCGCTCCAGCAGCTCCTCCAGGGTGACCAGCTCGATGCCCAGCTGCGCGGCGCGGGCGGCGCTCACGTACGGGTCGTAGGCGATCAGCGTGGTGCCGAAGGCGGCGATGCGGGCGGCGAACAGCTGGCCGATCTTGCCCAGGCCGACGACGCCGACGGTCTTGCCGTTGACCTCGACGCCGTTGAACTTGCTGCGCTTCCACTGGTGGTCCTGGAGCGTGGCGTGCGCGAAGGGGATCTGGCGGGCCGTGGCCAGCAGCAGGGCGACCGCGTGCTCGGCGGCGCTGACGATGTTGGAGGTCGGCGCGTTGACCACCATCACGCCGCGCTCGGTGGCGGCGGGCACCTCGACGTTGTCCAGGCCCACGCCCGCGCGGGCGACGACCTTGAGCCGGGTGCTCGCCTTGAAGACCTCGGCGTCCACCTTGGTGGCGGAGCGGACCAGCAGGGCGTCGGCGTCGGCGACGGCTTCGAGCAGCGCGGGACGGTCGGTGCCGTCGACGTGGCGCACCTCGATGTCTTCGCCGAAGACGTCGAGAACGGACGGTGCGAGCTTCTCGGCGATCAGGACAACGGGCTTGGTCACGGACGTCGCTCCCAGCGGTCTGGTCGGGTGGGGAGCGCGGGGCCGTCGTTGCAGGTCGTCACCCGCGCCGGCCGGCCACGGCAATGTGTCCGGGTTGTTAACGAGCATAGCCGGCTCCCGCCCCGGCAAGAACGGCGGGTGCCCCGTTTCACCTGCTGGAACGCGGTACGCGCGTCCCATTCGGACCCCTCACCCCCGAGGTGGCCGAACGCAGAACTCGGGGGTCCTGAACGCATGACACGCGAGACCTGAACGCATGACACGCGGGGTCTGAACGCATGACACGCCCGAAAAGCACTTTTTCACCGGCGAGTCATGCGCTCAAGACCCGCGAGTCATGCGCTCGGGACCGGCGTGTCATGCGCTTGGGACCGGTGAGTTGTGCGTTCGGTGTGCGGGTCAGTCGTTCCAGGGTTCGTCGAACTCGCCGTCCTTCACGCCGAGGATGAACGCCTCCCACTCGGCGGGGGTGAAGACGAGGACGGGGCCCTCGGGGTGCGCGGAGTTGCGCATCGCGGTGTAGGTGACGCCGTCGGTGTGCTCGACGAACGCGATCTCGACGTGCTCCTCTTCCTCTTCCGCGCCTTCGTCGTTGCGGATCCACTCGGCGGTCGAGAGGTCGAGGTTGCCCCGGACGTGGGCCTTGTCGTCGTATATGGGCGCGCTGTCGGTCATGCCGCTTAGGTATACCGGAGCCCGCGGTGTCCGGGAACACCGCGGGCCGCCGGGCAAAACCGCAGGTGTTAGGCCGTTTCGGTGATGGGGCGGTCGACCCACGACATGAGGCCGCGCAGCTTCTTGCCGACCTCCTCGATCGGGTGCTGCTCGCCCTCCTGCTGCAACTTGCGGTAGTTGCCGCGGCCGGCGTCGTCCTCGTTCACCCACTCGGTGGCGAACGTGCCGTCCTGGATCTCGCCCAGGATCTTGCGCATCTCCTCCTTCACCGCGGGCGTGACCACGCGCGGGCCGCGGGTCAGGTCGCCGTACTCGGCGGTGTCGGAGATCGAGTAGCGCATGCGGGCGATGCCGCCCTCGTACATCAGGTCCACGATGAGCTTCAGCTCGTGCAGGCACTCGAAGTAGGCCACCTCGGGCGCGTAGCCCGCCTCGGTCAGCACCTCGAAACCGGCCTGCACCAGCGCGGACGCGCCACCGCAGAGCACCGCCTGCTCACCGAACAGGTCGGTCTCGGTCTCCTCCTTGAACGTCGTCTTGATGACGCCCGCCCGGGTGCCGCCGATGCCCTTGGCGTAGGACAGCGCGAGCGCCTGGGCGTTGCCGGTCGCGTCCTGCTCGACCGCGATCAGGGCGGGCACGCCCTTGCCGTCGACGAACTGCCGCCGCACCAGGTGGCCCGGGCCCTTGGGCGCGACCATGGCCACGTCCACGTTGGACGGCGCCTCGATCAGGCCGTAGCGGATGTTGAAGCCGTGGCCGAAGAACAGCGCGTCGCCGTCCTTCAGGTTGGGCGCCACGTCCTGCGCGTAGATGTGCCGCTGCGCGGTGTCCGGCGCCAGGATCATGATCACGTCGGCCTCGGCGGCGGCCTCGGCGTTGCTCAGGACCCGCAGGCCCTCCTCCTCGGCCTTGGCCGCGGACTTCGAGCCCTCGCGCAGGCCGATCCGCACGTCGACGCCCGAGTCGCGCAGGCTCAGCGCGTGCGCGTGCCCCTGGCTGCCGTAGCCGATGACCGCGACCTTGCGCCCCTGGATGATGCTCAGGTCGGCATCGTCGTCGTAGAAGATCTCGACGCTCACTGGTTGGTACTCCCTTTCAAACGGGTGGACTAGCGCACCGCGGTCGCGGTGATGGAGCGGGCGCCACGGCCGATGGCGACCATGCCGGACTGGACGATCTCCCGGAGGCCGTACGGCTCCAGCATCCGCAGCAGCGCGTCGAGTTTTTCAGACGTGCCGGTGGCTTCGACGGTGACCGCCTCGGGCGAGACGTCGACGACCTTCGCGCGGAACAGCTGCACCGTCTCCAGGACCTGGCTGCGCACCGTGGCGTCGGCGCGCACCTTGACGAGCAGGAGCTGCCGCTGCACCGAGGCCGCCGGCTCCAGCTCGACGATCTTGATGACGTTGATGAGCTTGTTGAGCTGCTTGGTGACCTGCTCCAGCGGCAGCTCGTCGACCGAGACCACGATGGTCATCCGGGAGATGTCGGGGTGCTCGGTGCGGCCGACGGCCAGCGACTCGATGTTGAAGCCGCGCCGCGAGAACAGGCCCGCCACGCGGGCGAGGACGCCGGGCTTGTCCTCGACCAGAACGCTCAGGGTGTGCTTCGTCATCATCAGTCCTAGACGTCGTCTTCGTCGTTGCGGTCCCCACCCGGCAGGCGGGCGCTACACATCGTCTTCGTCGAACAGCGGGCGGATGCCGCGGGCGGCCATGATCTCGCTGTTGCCGGTGCCGGCCGCGACCATGGGCCACACCTGGGCGTCCTTGCCGACCACGAAGTCGATGACGACCGGCCGGTCGTTGATCTCCATGGCCTGCTGGATGACCGCGTCGACCTCCTCCTTCGACTCGGCCCGCAGCCCGGCGCAGCCCATCGCCTCGGCCAGCATCTTGAAGTCGGGGATGCGGTGCTTGTGCGTGCCCAGGTCGGTGTTGGAGTAGCGCTCGCCGTAGAACAGGGTCTGCCACTGGCGGACCATGCCCAGGTTGCCGTTGTTGATCACGGCGACCTTGATCGGCAGGCCCTCGATGGCGCAGGTGGCCAGCTCCTGGTTGGTCATCTGGAAGCAGCCGTCGCCGTCGATGGCCCACACCTGGACGTCGGGCACGCCCGCCTTGGCGCCCATCGCGGCGGGCACCGCGAAGCCCATCGTGCCCAGGCCGCCGGAGTTGATCCAGGTGCGCGGCGACTCGTACTTGACGAACTGCGCGGCCCACATCTGGTGCTGGCCGACGCCCGCGGTGAACAGCGTGTCGGCCGGGGTCAGCGCGCCGATCCGCTCGATCACGTACTGCGGGGACAGCGTGCCGTCCTCGGGCCAGTCGTAGCCCAGCGGGAACGTCTCGCGCCACGAGTTCAGCTGGTCCCACCACGGGGTGAGGTCGACCACGCGCGCGGCGTTCTCCTGCTCGGCGCGGACGGCCTCGACCAGCTCGCTGATGATGTCCTTGCAGTCGCCGACGATCGGCACGTCCGCGCGGCGGTTCTTGGAGATCTCGGCCGGGTCGATGTCGGCGTGCACGACCTGCGCGTCCGGCGCGAACGTGGACAGCTGCCCGGTGACCCGGTCGTCGAACCGGGCGCCCAGCGCCACCAGCAGGTCGGCCTTCTGCATCGCGGCGACCGCGGCGACCGTGCCGTGCATGCCGGGCATGCCCAGGTGCTGGGGGTGGGAGTCGGGGAACGCGCCGCGCGCCATCAGCGTGGTGACCACCGGGATGCCGGTGCTCTCGGCCAGCTCGCGCAGCTCCGCGGACGCCCCGGCCTTGATCACGCCGCCGCCGACGTAGAGGACGGGCCGGCGCGCCGCGGCGATCAGCTTCGCGGCCTCGCGCACCTGCTTGCCGTGCGGGCGGGTCGTCGGCCGGTAGCCGGGCAGGCGCAGCTCCGGCGGCCAGGAGAACGAGGTCATCTCCTGGAGCACGTCCTTGGGGATGTCCACCAGGACGGGGCCGGGCCGGCCGGTGGCCGCCAGGTGGAACGCCTCGGCCACCGCGCGCGGGATGTCCGCGGCGTCGGTGACCAGGAAGTTGTGCTTGGTGATCGGCATGGTGATGCCGCAGATGTCGGCTTCCTGGAACGCGTCGGTGCCGATCAGCGGGCGGGACTGCTGCCCGGTGATGGCGACCACCGGGACGGAGTCCATGTTGGCGTCCGCGAGCGGGGTGACCAGGTTCGTCGCGCCGGGGCCGGAGGTGGCCATGCACACGCCGACCTTGCCGGTGGCCTGGGCGTAGCCGGTGGCCGCGTGGCCGGCGCCCTGCTCGTGGCGGACCAGCACGTGGCGGACCTTGGTGGAGTCCAGCAGGGGGTCGTAAGCAGGCAGGATGGTGCCGCCGGGGATGCCGAAGACCACCTCGCAGCCCACCGCTTCGAGGGAGCGGACGAGCGACTGGGCACCGGTCACGCGGATCGGGGCGCCAGTCGGCGGGGCCGGTTTCGGCCGGGGTCCAGGGCGGGGCGACGGCGGCTCGCCGGGAGCCGGTCGCGAGGTTGCGCTGGTCATCTTCTGCCTCGTCGGTAAGGGGGGTGCACGGTCCGGGCACGAAAAAACCCTCGCCAACCCGGACGGGTAGGACGAGGGTCGCGCGTCGACGCAAGCTCGAGCTGCCTAGGCGTCGACGCGCCTGGGAAGTACGAGAACGAGGTTGCGCTGCATGCCGGTGACGTTAACCGTCAAGGGCGGGAAGCGTCAACTGTGCGGGACGGCACTCCCGGATCGTGGAAGCCGGTCGGGCGCGCGACCACCTCCGGACGGGGTGGCCGCGGGCCGCCGGACGGGGTCGCGACCGGCCCCCGGACGGCGGGTGCGACCATTCGGGACGTGCCGAGAGCCGTGTTCCGCATCCCCACTCCAGCCCTGCTCGCCGCCGGCCTGACCGCCATCTGCGTGACGCCCGTGGCGTGGGCCGCGCCCGGCCTGCAGGCCCTCTACCTGCTCCCCCTGGGGTTCGCGGTGTGGGTGGTGCGCAACCGGACCACGGTGGACGGTGAGCGGCTGGTGGCGCGGAGCACGTTCGGCACGCGCGCGGTGCCGTGGGCCGAGGTGAAGGCGATCAAGGTTGACCCGAAGGGGTGGTTGTCGGCGGTGCTCGGGGACGACTCCCTCGTCCGGCTGCCCGCCGTCCGGGCCGGTCACCTGCCGACGTTGGCGGCGGTCAGCGGCGGTCGGGTGCCCGACCCGAGCGCGCCCGCCGAGGAGGGCGCGGCCGACGCGCCTGACCCGGACGCAACGCCGCCGCCCGTAGAGTCCGGGGAGTGAGTTCGAACACCACCCGGGCACCGGGCTGGGTGCCGTTGACCAGCCTCGTGCTGTCCCTGGCCGGCCTGGCCGTCTCGACCTACCTCACCGTCACCCACTTCCGGCGCGGCGCGCTGCTGTGCGCCGAGGGCGAGGTGATCGACTGCGGCACCGTCACCACCAGCGAGCAGTCCGAGCTGCTGGGCATCCCGGTCGCGGTGCTGGGGCTGGCGTTCTTCGCGTTCCTCGTGGTGGCGACCCTGCCGTTCGCGTGGCGGGTCGAGGCGCTGCACTGGGCGCGGCTGGCCGCGGCCGGCGTGGGCGTGCTGTTCGTGGTCTACCTCGTCGCGGCCGAGTTCCTGCTGATCGGGAAGGTGTGCCTGTGGTGCACCGCCGTGCACGTCATCACACTGGCCCTCGCGGGCGTGCTGGTCACCGGCGCCCTGCGGCGGAGTAGCCTCTAAGGCACCGCTGCCACCTCTCGCGCGCCCACCCCCGCGCGCCGCTCGCGAACAGCCTTCTTCACGCAGACTTCCCTGGAGGAGCCGTGCCACCGCTCCGTTCCCGCACCACGACCCACGGCCGCAACGCCGCGGGTGCCCGCGCGCTGTGGCGCGCGACCGGCATGACCGACTCGGACTTCGGCAAGCCCATCGTGGCCATCGCCAACTCCTACACCCAGTTCGTGCCGGGTCACGTGCACCTGCGCGACCTCGGGGACATCGTGGCCGAGGCGGTGCGCGAGGCGGGCGGCGTGCCGCGCGAGTTCCACACCATCGCGGTCGACGACGGCATCGCCATGGGGCACGGCGGCATGCTCTACTCGCTGCCCTCTCGCGAGATCATCGCCGACTCGGTCGAGTACATGGTCAACGCGCACCAGGCCGACGCGATCGTGTGCATCTCCAACTGCGACAAGATCACCCCGGGCATGCTCAACGCCGCGATGCGGCTCAACATCCCGGTCGTGTTCGTCTCCGGCGGGCCGATGGAGGCGGGCAAGGCGGTCGTGGTGGACGGCGTGGCCGTCGCGCCGACCGACCTGATCACCGCGATCGCCGCGTCGGCCTCGCCGGACGTGGACGAGGCCGGCCTGGCCGAGGTGGAGCGGTCGGCGTGCCCGACCTGCGGTTCGTGCTCGGGCATGTTCACCGCGAACTCGATGAACTGCCTCACCGAGGCGCTGGGCCTGGCGCTGCCGGGCAACGGCTCGACGCTGGCCACGCACGCCGCCCGCCGGGAGCTGTTCGCCGAGGCCGGCCGCACCGTGGTGGAGCTGTGCCGGCGCTACTACGAGCAGGACGACGAGTCGGTGCTGCCGCGCTCGATCGCCAACCGCGCGGCGTTCGAGAACGCCATGGCGCTGGACATGGCGATGGGCGGCTCCACCAACACCGTGCTGCACATCCTCGCCGCCGCGCAGGAGGGCGAGGTCGACTTCACCCTGGCCGACATCGACGCGCTGAGCCGGCGGGTGCCGTGCCTGTCGAAGGTGTCGCCGAACTCGGACTACCACATGGAGGACGTCCACCGGGCCGGCGGCATCCCGGCCCTGCTGGGCGAGCTGTGGCGGGGCGGCCTGCTCAACGAGGACGTGCGCACCGTGCACAGCCCGGACCTGGCGTCGTGGCTGTCGAAGTGGGACGTCCGCGCCGCCGACCCGGCGCCCGAGGCGGTCGAGCTGTTCCACGCCGCGCCCGGCGGCGTGCGCACCACGAAGGCGTTCTCCACGGAGAACCGCTGGTCCAGGCTGGACACGGACGCGGCGTCCGGGTGCATCCGGGACGTCGAGCACGCCTACACCCGGGACGGCGGCCTGGCCGTGCTGCGCGGCAACCTGGCCGAGCGCGGCGCGATCATCAAGGCCGCGGGCGTCGACGAGGACCTGTGGCGGTTCGAGGGCCCGGCCCGCGTGGTCGAGTCCCAGGAGGAGGCCGTCTCGGTCATCCTCACGAAGCAGATCCAGCCGGGTGACGTGCTCGTGGTCCGCTACGAGGGCCCCGCGGGCGGGCCTGGCATGCAGGAGATGCTGCACCCGACCGCGTTCCTCAAGGGCGCCGGCCTGGGCAAGAAGTGCGCCCTGATCACCGACGGCCGGTTCTCCGGCGGCACGTCCGGCCTGTCCATCGGGCACGTCTCGCCGGAGGCGGCGGGCGGCGGCGTGATCGGCCTGGTCGAGGACGGCGACCGCATCCTGATCGACGTGCACGAGCGGCGGCTGGAGCTGCTGGTCGACGACGCCGTGCTGGCCGAGCGGCGGGCCAAGATGGACGCCTCGGAGCGGCCGTGGCAGCCGGTCGACCGGGTGCGGCCGGTGACCGCGGCGCTGCGCGCGTACGCCCGGATGGCCACCGACGCCTCCATGGGCGCGGTGCGCGACGTGAACAAGTAGGGGCTCGCTCGACGAGGGGGGCCGGCCGGTGTCCGCACCGGCCGGCTTTCTTCTTCTGCCGACCGCTTCAGCCGGCCTCTTCAGCCGACCGCCAGGGCCGCACCCACGGCCGCGGCGAACACCAGCCAGCTCGCGGCGGCGCCGGTCAGCGGGTCGCGGTCGCGCCGGGCGAGCAGGCCGCCCACGACCAGGGCGGCCAGCAGGCCCAGGGGCGGCAGCAGCGACTGGGCGGTCGGCCGGAACGGGAACGCGACCAGGTAGACGACCGGGATGCCGACCACGAGCAGCGCGAGCTGCGCCGCCGCCGCGACCACGCGCCGGTTCACGCCGCCCGCCCCGGTGCCCACCCGGGTCAGCGGAACACGTAGAGCGTCGCCGTGGTGGCGCCCGCCGCCAGCAGCAGGCACAGGAAGCCCGCCATCAGCGGGTGGCGGAACCAGCTCCGGTTGTAGTCCAGCGACGCCCGGCCCGGTCCGGCGAACAGCAGCCCGAGCGCCATCGCCCCGTACGCCACCTCCAGCTCCACGCCCTCGGGCGCGAAGAACCCGCCCCGGTACTTGAGCGCGACGACGTTCGCCATCACGCCCAGCACCCCGGCCGCCGCCAGCGGCGTGAACAGGCCCAGGACCAGCAGGCCGCCACCGGCCAGCTCGGTGACCCCGGTGACCCACGCCAGGATGCGCGCCTCCCGGAACCCGGCCGCCTGGAGGTACCGCTCGAACCCGTCGATGCCAGGCCCGCCGAGCAGGCCGAACACCTTCTGGAGGCCGTGCACGACGAACGCGCCGCCCAGCGCCAGGCGCAGCGCGAACAGCCCGAGGTCGGCGCTGCCGGTCCACCCGAACGGCCTGCGCTCGTCCTCGTCGTCGTAGCGCGCGGGCTCCCCGACCTCCGCGACCGGCGTGAACCCGGTCGTGTCGAAGGTCTGGGAGTCCCGGTCGAAGGCGCTCCGCCCGTACGACCGGGTGGTGCCGTCGTCGAAGTGGTGCGCTCCCCCGGCCGGGTAGGACCCTTCGTCGGAGTAGCCGCCCGAAGCACCGGAGCGGTCGTCGTGAGTAGCCACGCACCCGCACGTTAGGAGGTTCGGCCGACCACCGCGAGCGTCCGTTCCGCAGCGCGGTTGCACCCGAACGGCCTAGTAATCTCCCCTGACCAGGTTGACCGGCTGCTCACCGCGGGCGAACCGCGCCACCTCGGCGGCCACGACCGCGTAGGCGCGCTCGGTGTTCCCCGTACAGGTGCCCGCCACGTGGGGGGTCAGGAACAGCCCCGGCACCGACCACAGCGGGTGGTCCGCGGGCAGCGGCTCGGGGTCGGTGACGTCCAGCGCCGCCCGCAGCCGGCCCGACCGCAGCTCCGCGACCAGCGCGTCGGTGTCCACCACGGGCCCGCGCGCGGCGTTGACCAGGATCGCGCCGTCGGGCATCCGGGCCAGGAACTTCGCGTCCACCATCCGGGTGGTCTCGGCGGTCAGCGGCACCACCACCAGCACCGCGTCGAACCCGCCGAGCAGGTCGGGCAGCTCGTCCACGCCGTGCACGCCCGGCCGCGCGGTGCGGCCCACCATGGTCGCGGTGGCGCCGAACGGCTCCAGCCGCCGCCGGAACTGCTCGCCCAGGTCGCCCGCGCCGACCACGAGCACCCGCTTGTCCTGGAGCGTGTCGGTCTTGTGGTAGTCCCAGCGGCGCTCCTGCCTGGCCCGCTCGAACACCGGGAAGTCCCGGTAGATCGCCAGCAGCGCCCCGATCGCCCACTCCGCCGTGCTGCCGCCGTGCGCGCCGCGGCACGTCGACAGCAGCACCCCGTCGGGCACCACGCCGACGAACCGCTCCGCGCCCGCCGACATCAGCTGCACCAGCTTCAGCGCGGGCAGCTGGGCGAACACCTCGGTCGGGTCGGTGCTGTGCAGGAACTTCGGCACCAGGACCTCGGCGTGCGCGGCCTCGGCGGGCAGCGGCGCGCCCGGCTCGTAGCGGACGGGGCGGACACCCGCCACCCCGGACAGCACGCGCACCCCCAGGTCGTCGGGGACCAGCACGGTAAGCGTCACGGGGCGGCACGTTACGGCACACTTGCCGCCATGCGGGAGCACGACGTCTTCTCCGCCGACGGCACGCGGATCAGGTTGTGGCGCACCGACACCGCGGGCCCCGACGTGCTGCTGTGCCACGGCCTCGGCGCCGCTCCCGGCGAGTGGCCGGCGTGCCCGTCGGCCCGCGTGCACGGCTGGTACCACCGCGGCACGGCCGCCTCGGCGCGCCCCGACGACGAGTCCCGGGTGACCCCGGCCGACCACGTCGCCGACGCGCTGGCCGTGCTCGACGACGGCGGGGTCGAGCGGTGCGTGGTGGTGGGGTGGTCGCTGGGCGTGACGGTCGCCGCCGAGCTGGCGCTGCGCCACCCCGAGCGGGTCGACGGGCTGATGCTGGTCGCGGGCGTGCCCGGCGACGCGTTCACCGGCTCGGCCGGCCCCGCCTTCGTGCCGCCCGCGCTGCGGCGCCTGCTGGGCGTGTCGGGGACGACCGCGCTGCGGCTGGCCGGGCCGCTGCTGGACGGCGTGCTGCACCGGGTGCCGGTGCCGAACCTGCCCAACCCGGCCGTGGCCGCGCTGCGGCACTTCCTGCGGCACGACTGGCGCTGGTACTTCACCCTGGCGCTGGCCCTGGCCCGCGCGCCCCGGCTGGACCTGAGCGGCGTGACGTGCCCCACCACCGTGCTGGCCGGGCGGTACGACCCGCTGGCGCGCCCGGACGGCGTGCTCGGCCCGGTCTCCGCGCTGCCGCAGGCCAGGGTGCGGCTGCTGCCGAACACGCACTTCCTGCCGCTGGAGGACCCCGGCGTGGTGGTCGAGGAGCTGGAGCTGCTGCTCGACCGGGCGGCCGCGGTGCACCGGGCGGTGCACGGCGTGGAGGTGCCGCTCACCCCGCGTTCACGACCGCGCGCCTAACCTGGGTGCCGTGTCTCGACTGCGTGGAGTGCTGATCGGGTCGGCCCTGGGCCTGCTGGCCGCCGGCTGCGCGAGCTTCCCCGACCAGCCCGCGCCGGCCGAGTGGAGCGCGG
This portion of the Saccharothrix syringae genome encodes:
- a CDS encoding vitamin K epoxide reductase family protein, which encodes MSSNTTRAPGWVPLTSLVLSLAGLAVSTYLTVTHFRRGALLCAEGEVIDCGTVTTSEQSELLGIPVAVLGLAFFAFLVVATLPFAWRVEALHWARLAAAGVGVLFVVYLVAAEFLLIGKVCLWCTAVHVITLALAGVLVTGALRRSSL
- a CDS encoding alpha/beta fold hydrolase produces the protein MREHDVFSADGTRIRLWRTDTAGPDVLLCHGLGAAPGEWPACPSARVHGWYHRGTAASARPDDESRVTPADHVADALAVLDDGGVERCVVVGWSLGVTVAAELALRHPERVDGLMLVAGVPGDAFTGSAGPAFVPPALRRLLGVSGTTALRLAGPLLDGVLHRVPVPNLPNPAVAALRHFLRHDWRWYFTLALALARAPRLDLSGVTCPTTVLAGRYDPLARPDGVLGPVSALPQARVRLLPNTHFLPLEDPGVVVEELELLLDRAAAVHRAVHGVEVPLTPRSRPRA
- a CDS encoding DUF397 domain-containing protein, which codes for MTDSAPIYDDKAHVRGNLDLSTAEWIRNDEGAEEEEEHVEIAFVEHTDGVTYTAMRNSAHPEGPVLVFTPAEWEAFILGVKDGEFDEPWND
- a CDS encoding PH domain-containing protein translates to MPRAVFRIPTPALLAAGLTAICVTPVAWAAPGLQALYLLPLGFAVWVVRNRTTVDGERLVARSTFGTRAVPWAEVKAIKVDPKGWLSAVLGDDSLVRLPAVRAGHLPTLAAVSGGRVPDPSAPAEEGAADAPDPDATPPPVESGE
- a CDS encoding 2-hydroxyacid dehydrogenase — its product is MTLTVLVPDDLGVRVLSGVAGVRPVRYEPGAPLPAEAAHAEVLVPKFLHSTDPTEVFAQLPALKLVQLMSAGAERFVGVVPDGVLLSTCRGAHGGSTAEWAIGALLAIYRDFPVFERARQERRWDYHKTDTLQDKRVLVVGAGDLGEQFRRRLEPFGATATMVGRTARPGVHGVDELPDLLGGFDAVLVVVPLTAETTRMVDAKFLARMPDGAILVNAARGPVVDTDALVAELRSGRLRAALDVTDPEPLPADHPLWSVPGLFLTPHVAGTCTGNTERAYAVVAAEVARFARGEQPVNLVRGDY
- the ilvC gene encoding ketol-acid reductoisomerase is translated as MSVEIFYDDDADLSIIQGRKVAVIGYGSQGHAHALSLRDSGVDVRIGLREGSKSAAKAEEEGLRVLSNAEAAAEADVIMILAPDTAQRHIYAQDVAPNLKDGDALFFGHGFNIRYGLIEAPSNVDVAMVAPKGPGHLVRRQFVDGKGVPALIAVEQDATGNAQALALSYAKGIGGTRAGVIKTTFKEETETDLFGEQAVLCGGASALVQAGFEVLTEAGYAPEVAYFECLHELKLIVDLMYEGGIARMRYSISDTAEYGDLTRGPRVVTPAVKEEMRKILGEIQDGTFATEWVNEDDAGRGNYRKLQQEGEQHPIEEVGKKLRGLMSWVDRPITETA
- a CDS encoding DoxX family protein; this translates as MATHDDRSGASGGYSDEGSYPAGGAHHFDDGTTRSYGRSAFDRDSQTFDTTGFTPVAEVGEPARYDDEDERRPFGWTGSADLGLFALRLALGGAFVVHGLQKVFGLLGGPGIDGFERYLQAAGFREARILAWVTGVTELAGGGLLVLGLFTPLAAAGVLGVMANVVALKYRGGFFAPEGVELEVAYGAMALGLLFAGPGRASLDYNRSWFRHPLMAGFLCLLLAAGATTATLYVFR
- the ilvN gene encoding acetolactate synthase small subunit, which produces MTKHTLSVLVEDKPGVLARVAGLFSRRGFNIESLAVGRTEHPDISRMTIVVSVDELPLEQVTKQLNKLINVIKIVELEPAASVQRQLLLVKVRADATVRSQVLETVQLFRAKVVDVSPEAVTVEATGTSEKLDALLRMLEPYGLREIVQSGMVAIGRGARSITATAVR
- a CDS encoding acetolactate synthase large subunit; translation: MTSATSRPAPGEPPSPRPGPRPKPAPPTGAPIRVTGAQSLVRSLEAVGCEVVFGIPGGTILPAYDPLLDSTKVRHVLVRHEQGAGHAATGYAQATGKVGVCMATSGPGATNLVTPLADANMDSVPVVAITGQQSRPLIGTDAFQEADICGITMPITKHNFLVTDAADIPRAVAEAFHLAATGRPGPVLVDIPKDVLQEMTSFSWPPELRLPGYRPTTRPHGKQVREAAKLIAAARRPVLYVGGGVIKAGASAELRELAESTGIPVVTTLMARGAFPDSHPQHLGMPGMHGTVAAVAAMQKADLLVALGARFDDRVTGQLSTFAPDAQVVHADIDPAEISKNRRADVPIVGDCKDIISELVEAVRAEQENAARVVDLTPWWDQLNSWRETFPLGYDWPEDGTLSPQYVIERIGALTPADTLFTAGVGQHQMWAAQFVKYESPRTWINSGGLGTMGFAVPAAMGAKAGVPDVQVWAIDGDGCFQMTNQELATCAIEGLPIKVAVINNGNLGMVRQWQTLFYGERYSNTDLGTHKHRIPDFKMLAEAMGCAGLRAESKEEVDAVIQQAMEINDRPVVIDFVVGKDAQVWPMVAAGTGNSEIMAARGIRPLFDEDDV
- the ilvD gene encoding dihydroxy-acid dehydratase produces the protein MPPLRSRTTTHGRNAAGARALWRATGMTDSDFGKPIVAIANSYTQFVPGHVHLRDLGDIVAEAVREAGGVPREFHTIAVDDGIAMGHGGMLYSLPSREIIADSVEYMVNAHQADAIVCISNCDKITPGMLNAAMRLNIPVVFVSGGPMEAGKAVVVDGVAVAPTDLITAIAASASPDVDEAGLAEVERSACPTCGSCSGMFTANSMNCLTEALGLALPGNGSTLATHAARRELFAEAGRTVVELCRRYYEQDDESVLPRSIANRAAFENAMALDMAMGGSTNTVLHILAAAQEGEVDFTLADIDALSRRVPCLSKVSPNSDYHMEDVHRAGGIPALLGELWRGGLLNEDVRTVHSPDLASWLSKWDVRAADPAPEAVELFHAAPGGVRTTKAFSTENRWSRLDTDAASGCIRDVEHAYTRDGGLAVLRGNLAERGAIIKAAGVDEDLWRFEGPARVVESQEEAVSVILTKQIQPGDVLVVRYEGPAGGPGMQEMLHPTAFLKGAGLGKKCALITDGRFSGGTSGLSIGHVSPEAAGGGVIGLVEDGDRILIDVHERRLELLVDDAVLAERRAKMDASERPWQPVDRVRPVTAALRAYARMATDASMGAVRDVNK